GATTCAAAGCAATTATTTTATATAGACAAGCCTGTCGttaaacacatttacttgaacacAACAAATTCTATTGTTATTCCCATAAAGGTTCACTTTGTTAGGTTTAGTTTGAATTTACGGGCACTGTAGTTTCTTTATTACAATAATTATGATATAGATTATGTATATTGTGCACATACTGTACTTGAATATGTATAAACGCACCAAGGGGCTGATTTATGTTATCAGTTGAGCACAAGATTTATGCTTTGGTGGGACCTTTATGTGGTCTGGATTCCTTGTTTGAGTGTATTACCAAGCAGAGACTGCTTTGGCCATAGTATATAGGCCCAACTCTAAAAGGCTAAAATGACACGCTGGTGGAAGAGTCTGTATATCTGTACATAGCACACAAAATAGTATGTGTATGGAGTTTTAAAGATGCACCATACCTTTACACTAGTTTACTTGAGTGCGTTTTAGACACACTGTAGGTAGGTATTCCTGGAAAGCATGCCCTCTCTAATATCAGGCCAGGAAGCGCTTGAGTTTTCTTAAACCTAACTGCTATTTCTTCCAATGCCTTCCGCCTGTTAACCCAACAGAGTGAGTATCCTCTGACTGCATGCTCTCTGCCCACTAGTTTCTCATCTCATCCTGGCACTGTCACACACCAAGCCTTGCTGTCTGAGTCAGTGTTATTGCTCAAACTCTGGGTACTTGAAAGGTTTTGTTGCTTCAAAATCACAAATGTAACTCTTCTCCTTATTGAAAGAATAAGTACTGAGTTGAGTCTGTGCTCTTGGTCTTTGATACATTCTATAAATGATACCATTCCATGAGTGATATATTGGTCTTATGTATCAGCCAACCGAGGCCATTGGCAGGATCTTGTAACATGGAGGAAAATTAGTGACTTCATTTCAAAATCCCTTTGTCATTAAGTGCCAGCCAAACCTATAGTATAGGATTAAGACCCTGTGCTTGTCTTAGTTCCACCTGTATCAAGTCTGTTTTTTAAGGGATTGATGAGTAAAGGGTCATTACTGGTAGCAAGTTTTGGGCTCTGACATGCTACTCGCAGGGCATGGCGTTTCACTTAATATGGCTTAATGCATTTATTCCCATCTGTCTGCTTGCACGTGGCATGGCCCTAGACATGACTGTAAGTAGAAAATGAAGCAGTAGATTATCTTTTAATAAAGGCTTTTTGTTCACCATGCCTTTTTTAAATGCCTAGTGAGGGAGCCATGCCTCTGGTTTGCACCTTTGCTTCTTTGACCTATGCCTTATTTCTGTCGTCCTCTGATtggtttctctctgtctttctctgttctctctctgcagCTAGTGCCGTGTAAACCCGCCCCTCTAAATCCCTTGCAGGAACTGTAAGGCTTTGTTTTAGTGTTGTGCATGTGTTTCTTGAGCAGCACCACATCTTCCAAGACCTGCATGTCAATAAAGAAGAGATATCAAGACATGATTGATACATTTCATAAGCAATTCCATTACAAAAAAAATCTAATGGTATATATTTTCAACGAAATGGGTATGAAGTGTTTTTGGAATCAAATTAACCAATCCCCAGTCCCTCAATCCTTACTGCATGGAGAGCCTTAGAGTAGCCTTCAAAATAGACAAGACAGAGTTCTTATGTCATCTTATTAAACCTAGATGTCATAGTTTTATATTAATGTACAAAATTCCATGATGCATGTCCTCTGAAGCAGCAAATTATTTGATCAGATTTGTGTAATAGTTAATGTATAGTATTGCTAAATTAGACATGaatttacaaacaatagtacaacTGTTAAATAAGCTCATGCCTATCATCTTTTCCTAAGGAAATCTTGTTTTGGATAGGATGTGTAAAATAACCAGACTATTTGCTTTTCACTGTGATGTGCGACATGTTTGAAGCAGATTTTGCAGTTTCTGGGAAGGCGGCGGTGCGGCGATAGTGATGCATACATTATCTTGAAAGCAGTCAGTCCCTTCAATGGCACGTGTATTCGCCAAACAACTGTACTGTCATTTCAGAGCTGACGATTGTATTAAGTATCACATGATTTGTGGTTTCAGGTAAATAAAGCGATTATACATGAAGTGTTGTTTATCATCTATACACCAGATTGGAGAGGTCTTCATTTGAAGCTACCTTGCTTGAAGCCTAAATACAAGGATGTTTTAGAATTGTTCCTCAAGAACAGGTCACTACAACAAATGACCACAAACTTTAATAAAAGGAATGTCAGGTCCTTGTCATGATTTTATTTTATATCTTCAAAACATATACAATGCACAACACATGCTTAATCACATTTGCATTGGAAAACTTGTAACATTACTTTGCAAAGAATGTGAGTCAAATGAAATGACCCCATGATTGACACGTTAAACATTGAGAGAAAGGGAAAGTATGTCACCAGTTTCACACCAATATTTTTCTTAAAAGAAGCATGTTAATTAATACATGCAAATAAATGCAAACGTTACAGGGGTAAAGAAACACTTAAAACAGAAACGCAACAAATGAATTAGTCGCTGGTTTCATAGATTTCCTGTTTACAAGagagaaaataagcaaacagtaATATCAAAGGTCATGACCCAGCAAGTCTCCTTTACTCTAGGACCCCTGATGGGTTGAACTGGATAAATTAGTAACATTTTCACCTATGAACTAATCAGTGATGATTGCAAAGGGTTGGATACTAGGAAAGGTGGAATTTTAAGGTTAGTGAATTCTCTGCCCATCGGAGTCATGAGTAAAATGATGCGTCCATCCCAAAAAAGCAGGGGCTGCTATGGTGACTTCTATATAACCCTGGGATGGAGCTATATACACCATATTGAGTACATCAGGTAGCCCATGatgcccgagtggcgcagtggtcactagagatcctggttcgaatccaggctctgtcgtagccggccgcgaccgggagatccatggggcggcgcacaattggcacagcgtcgtccagggtaggggagggaatggccggcagggatgtagctcagttggtagagcatggcgtttgcaacgccagggttgtgggttcgattcccacggggggggccagtatgaaaataaaataatgtatgcactcactaactgtaattcgctctggataagagcgtctgctaaattactaaaatgtaaaaatgtgtggtTTATTCCCCCTGCCTCCCTGGGATCGCTGCAGTGGGCCCGAGTCACTGCATGCCAAACCACTGCTCCTGGTCTGCCCACTGGGCTGCCTCACTGTCACTGCCTTCCAGGTCTCCATCCTCCCCGCTGCCCTCCATGTCATCCCCATCCAGCTCCACAGTGGCATCAGCAGGGCTCTCCTCCTTCTCCATCTTCTGCATTCCTTCCAGAGACTTCTGGTCATTTGGGTCCAGGCTGAGAGACAAACAGTGTCAGATGATGGAGAAACTTGGGCAGTCTCAAGATCAAAAGTACAGCATTTACATATTTGAGAAAAGGTAGGCCTAAGGGCGACACTGCTTGAAAGTTTCATGAGGTGTATAAAACGCTGGACTTGGGTGTAACATTACCTAAGTGCTATGCTGTATTGATCCATTGCCTCTTGATAATCATTGACCGCCACAAGGAAATCCCCCAGCATTCTGTGCAGCACACAGTCACTCTGATTGGCTAAGGCATTCCGGAGAAGAGCAATCCCTTCCTCATATTTCTGTTCCCGACCTGAAATAGGATAACAAACAATATCCTAAATCTTTTCCCTTACATTTCTGGTAAAAATGTCTTTACGAAGATGCAATGGTTCTAAATCTCTACATCACAACAGCTGATAGGGTTAGGTACCAAGCCACATACTTAGCAGCTCTGCCTTCTTGACCACAGCCTTGGTGTAGTCAGGCCTCTGGGCTAGCGCCTTGTCCAGCAGGGTTTTGGCCTTCTCCTGCGTCACAGGATCCTCCAGGCAGACTGTGGCCAGGATTGTCAGAGTCTGGGCATTCGCTCCCAGGGTCTTATAGATGTTATTGGCCATCCCCATCGCCTCTCGGATTCCATTGGATGCCAGGTAACAGTCAATCAGACCTGAGGACAgaagtctcattactacctcaatACTAGTAGCaacaaataatataatatatgccatttagcagacgcttttatccaaagcgacttacagtcatgcgtgcatacattttgcgTATGGATGGctccaggaatcaaacccacaaccctggcgcttgCGCCATGCTCTACCCTCTGAGCCATATAGGACCACAAACCAATTTGCAAGCAAACTTGCATCTGATGTTGTTTGATGTGGGGGCAGTTACCAAGTTTAAAACAGATTTTCATTAGAATGATGCGATCATAACAAGTAGGTCCCCTTGCCTTCGTAGCAGTCCAGACGGCATGGCGCCAAGCGCATGGCCTCTCTGAAGTGGATGATGGCCTCCTGCACTCGGCCCATGTTCCTCAGTGCTGCCCCCTTCAGGAGGAGGGCCTGCACACTGTTGCTGTTCAGCTGGATGGCCTTTGCACCCAGGTAGAGGGCCCGGGAGTAACGCTTACTGTAGAAGCTGTGACATCTGAGCCACCAAAAACAGATAGGTAGGAACATGTATTTGGAGTACATAGACTGAAAAACAGGCCTTTTTTTAAACTGTTATAACAAAATACAAACATGTTATTAtagattaataaaaataaaaaactgcatTCAATTTAGTATTTCATCGACTTGGATCTTATCACACGTGTATTTCTGGTCTCTGAGAAGATTACTTACCCAGATATGACCCAGGGCTCTGCATGCTGATCTGAGATGTTGAAAAGTCTTCCTCCCAGGACCTCAACATCCTCCAGGTGCCCCTCACGTGCCATAAGGTAGCCATATACATCCATGCCTGACAGCAAATATAGACAACATAACTGAAAATTAGTCaaagtaataaataaataaatatatataaataattagtTAATGTCTTAGATAAGCATCACTAGCCTGGCTTAGTGAGTCCTAAGAAACGTATGTATTTGGTCAGTGATGGCTTTTTCTGATGCTTACTGTCCAGTACCTTTGATCAGATAAGGGTCCAGCATTTGGGCCTGCTCAAACTTCAGGATGGAGTTCTTTGTGTCGCCTGCCCTGAAGTAGACATCTGCCAGGCTCACCAGCAGGTCCACATTGTCCCGCAGTAAAGACTTCTTCTCCAGAGAGCTGAGAAGGAGAATCAGGGAACAGACAAAAACCCAGAATGAGAGCCCTAGCTTAACAATACCAGAGATGATGATTAATGAAATGAATAACGCTCCCATGGAGGTTTGAGGCACTGGTCTGCTCACCAGATGGTGTTGATTGCTCTGTGGTTGTCCCCTGCATGTATGAAGGCATAGGCTTTGATCCATGCAGAGAGCCAGTCCAGGTTGGGAATACTCTGGATCACATCCATAGTCATGGACGCCACCTCAGCTCCCTTCACTGACAGAGACAGGAGACCTACAACAGACAAGGAGTTAAAAGAACCCTTCAAAACGTAGCGCACAATAACATTGGGtgttggaatgtctgtgtgatGCACTACAGAAACATCCCAGTCACTAGTCCATACCAATGATGGCATCCAGTGCCAGAGGACACTGTCTCAGGACCTCTTTGTAGCTTGTGACAGCAGAGCGTTCCTGCCCAGCCTTCCTGTACAGATTTGCCAGCATCATGTTGATCTGAGGAAGGATAAACAAATATGCAATTCTGAAATTCCTCGCAAGAATCTGGCCTGCTTTACTTTATTGAAATAGTCATAGACGCACTGCAAGCTTAGCTGACATTGAGAGAAGATGAGGGGGCTTTCAGGAGGGGACCTCGAACTTGGCAGCCTACCTTTGGGGTTCTCTGTCTAGATGGAATCCCATCAAGCACTGCAATGGCATCCTTATCCA
The DNA window shown above is from Coregonus clupeaformis isolate EN_2021a chromosome 18, ASM2061545v1, whole genome shotgun sequence and carries:
- the anapc7 gene encoding anaphase-promoting complex subunit 7 produces the protein MNVIDHVRDMAAAGLHSNVRIMSSLLLTMSNNNPELFSPSQKYQLLVYHADAIFHDKEYRNAACKYNMALQQKKVLSKTSKVRPSTGGTASSMQSQSLPSEIEVKYKIAECYTILKLDKDAIAVLDGIPSRQRTPKINMMLANLYRKAGQERSAVTSYKEVLRQCPLALDAIIGLLSLSVKGAEVASMTMDVIQSIPNLDWLSAWIKAYAFIHAGDNHRAINTICSLEKKSLLRDNVDLLVSLADVYFRAGDTKNSILKFEQAQMLDPYLIKGMDVYGYLMAREGHLEDVEVLGGRLFNISDQHAEPWVISGCHSFYSKRYSRALYLGAKAIQLNSNSVQALLLKGAALRNMGRVQEAIIHFREAMRLAPCRLDCYEGLIDCYLASNGIREAMGMANNIYKTLGANAQTLTILATVCLEDPVTQEKAKTLLDKALAQRPDYTKAVVKKAELLSREQKYEEGIALLRNALANQSDCVLHRMLGDFLVAVNDYQEAMDQYSIALSLDPNDQKSLEGMQKMEKEESPADATVELDGDDMEGSGEDGDLEGSDSEAAQWADQEQWFGMQ